ATTTTTGAAGAACCTTTAACTTTTACAACACAAATACCGCAAGCAGCAGATGGTGGCAGGTCTGGGTGCTTGCAAAGAGTTGGTATTTTTACAAACACTTTTTTTGCCGCATCTAATATTGTTGTGCCTTGCTCTACTGAAACTTTTTTACCGTTTATAATAGCTTTTATCATATAAAGCCTCTTTATTGTTTTGAAATCGCATCAAATTTGCAAACTTCCATACACTTGCCGCATTTTATACACTTTTCTAAATCAACATAAAAACCTTTTTCCCTGTTACCGCCAATGGCATTTACAGGACAGTTAATAAAACACAAACGGCACCGTTTACACTTGTTTTGCATTATGCTGTAAGTAACCAAACTTTTACATTTGTGTGCCGGGCACATCTTATTAATTATATGCTCTTTATATTCATCTTCAAAATAGTTCAGTGTGGAAAGTACCGGGTTTGGCGCGCTTTGCCCAAGACCGCAGAGTGAAGCCTTTTGCATTGCAACACCTATTCTTTTTAACTTTGCAATATCGTCTATTTTACCCTCGCCATTTGAAATTTTTTGCAATATATTTTGTATTTGGAAGCCGCCAATTCTGCATGGCGCGCACTTGCCGCACGACTCATCAACGCAAAACTGAAGGTAAAATTTTGCAATATCAACCATGCAATCATCTTCGTCCATAACTATCATACCACCGGAACCCATAATAGAACCAAGCTTTACAAGGTTTTCATAACTTACGGGCGTATCAAAAAACTTCTCAGGTATTACTCCGCCTGAAGGCCCGCCGGTTTGAATAGCTTTTATTTTTTTGCCGGAATAACTGCCACCGCAAATATCAAAAACAATTTCCCTCAATGTTGTGCCCATCGGCACTTCTACAAGGCCTGAGTTTTTAACTTTTCCGGTTACCGCAAAAACTTTTGTGCCTTTTGATTCGTTTGTGCCAATGCCTGAAAACCACAAGCCACCCTTTGAAATTACAAAAGCAATAGTTGCAAGTGTTTCAACATTATTAATTACGGTTGGTTTATTCCAAAGGCCTTTAACCGATGGGTATGGCGGCCTTGGGCGTGGGGTTCCCCTTCTTCCTTCTATAGAAGCTATAAGAGCTGTTTCCTCGCCACAAACGAAAGCCCCGGCTCCAAGACGAATTTCTAAATCAAAACTAAAATTAGTTCCAAAAATATTTTTACCCAAATAGCCATTTGCTTTTGCCTGCTCTATGGCCATTTGCACTCTTTCAATAGCAAGCGGATATTCGGCACGAATGTAAACAAAACCCTTTGAAGCACCAATGGTAAAACCACCAATTATCATGCCTTCAATAACTGCATGCGGGTCGCCCTCAAGAACACTTCTGTCCATATACGCACCCGGGTCGCCTTCATCACCATTGCATATAATATATTTTTGATCCGACTCTATTTCTCTTGCAAACTCCCATTTTTTCCATGTGGGATAGCCTGCACCGCCTCTGCCACGCAAGCCAGCAGTTTTAAGCTCTTCAATTACCTGTTTTGGAGTGGAAGCTTTTACCACTTTGCCAAGTGCTTCATAACCGCCATTTGCAATATACTCTTCAATGCTTTCAGGGTTAATAACACCGCAATTTTTAAGCACAAGGCGTAACTGCTTTGGTTCATCTTTATAAAGCAAGTCATTTATAATCTTGCTTTGTTTTATTGTAATTTCAATTATTTTTTTGACATCGTCTTCAGTAATATTCGCATACACAATATTATCAGGGAAAACCTTTGCTATAACACCCTTGTTATAAATGCCTGCATCGGCAATGCGTAAAACCTGAACATCTTCTTGCAAGTTATCTTGTCGCAATAGGTCTAAAAATTTGGTGTAAATATCGCGTGTTTTATCTATTTGTTTATTGGCACTGGTATCTTTTAGAAATATAAATTTTTTATCCATTGTAATTACCTTTTTGCCCGAAGGTCGTAAATATTGTCGTTAACAAGCATCTTGCCGCAAACATGTTTGTCTATTATTTTAACAACGATTTCTTTATCAACTTTTCCGTAAATAACGCTTGGCATACCGCTAATGCTAACTTCAATGTTTGGCTCGCAGTAGCACATACCAAGGCAGCCGCATTTTTTTATTTCAATTTGCAAGTTTCTTTTTTTTACTTCTTCAAGCAAAGTTGCGTAAACTTCATCTGCTTTTGCAGCTATGCCACAGGTGCTCATACCAACTTTTATCCAATCTCCTTTTGGGGTAGTTAGAGCTTTTTCGTTTTTAACCATTTTACTGCTCCTCGTTGTATTTAGAGAGAATTTCCGTAATTTCGTTCTTTTTTACTTTGCCATATACATGCCCATCTATCATCATTACAGGTGCAAGGCCGCAACAGCCAAGACAGCGCACTATATCCAATGTAAACATACCATCTTTTGTTGTCTCACCCTCTTCAATTTGAAGTACGGTTTTTACTTCATCAAAAATTTGCGACGCACCTCTTAAGTAACATGCTGTGCCCATACAAACAGATATTTTATGTTTACCCGGCGCTTCAAGTTTAAAGTAATTGTAAAAAGTTATAACTTCGTAAATTCTTGCAAGAGGAATGTTTAAAAGTGAGGATATATAAAGTGATACACTCCTTGGCACATAACCATAATGATCTTGAATTTCATGCAAAATCATAATTAGGTTTCCATCTTTGCCCCTCCACCGTTTAATTATGGGCTCGATGGTGCTTATTAAATTGCTCTCCATTTTATTACTCCAAAAATAGAATCAAATACTTTGTGATTTATTTCACAATGTTTAGAACAACAAAATAAAAATAACTATATACTTAATAAAATAAATGTTTGCTTAAAAAACAGGATTGTTTTGCGACGCTGCAAGACAACTCTTAAAATGCAACGCAATTATAATAAAAATTCTATAAAAAAACAAATGAGTAATTACAACGCTCAATTTTGAAATTCTTATGACTTTTTTTACATCAAACCAGGTATTTTCATACCACCAGTAATTTTTTTACCCTCTTGCGCCATTAACTCCTGCGCTTTTTTGCTCGCCTGCTGAACTGCTGAAAGCACACTTCTCTCAATTTTTTCAATCGATGCACCTGTTAACTCCGGTAAAAGTTTTATCTCAGTAAACTCGCCCTTGCCATTGGCTTTTACCCTGACAGAACTTGTTTCCACTTCAACAACCTGCGACTTTAAATTTTTTTCCATCTCGGCAAGCTTGCTTCTCATTGCCATTGCTTCTTTTGCCATTTTAAACATATCCATAGGTGCCACCTCCGTTATTTTCCGTTCAATTTATGAGCGTCTTCAATTGCTTTTTTTACTTGTGATAAAATTTCCGGTGAAAAAGAAACCCCTTTTTTCGGTAAAAGCTCACCATTTTTTTTATAAAAAACTCTGATATGACAAATAATATTTTTTTTATATAAACTTGAGTAAACTCTTAATTTTTCTTCATTTGCAATTGGCGTTTCAGCAGACATTTCTTTACCCTTTTCACTCTCAATGTTAGACAGTGAAGAAAGTATAAACGGGACATCTTTCATTGAAAGCCAAAGACCCTTTTTTGTTGGCTTTGGCTCAGCTTCATTTGGAAATTGAAAATATGTTCTAAAATCAATTTTATTGTTTTTTAATACTGATACCCTTATTTCTTCAAGGGTATTTTTTTGAATTTTGCCAACCATCGTGGAGTTCATGAAAATTGTGTTGTTTGGGGCAAAACTTCTGCGCATAAATCGCCTATCCTATTCTTTTTTTCTATAAACAATTATAAAAACAACTACGGCGCTAAAAAGAATTAAGTTAACAATAGTAAATGTTTTCCAAATCACATCTTTTGAGTGAAGGGCAGAGTGAAACATTATTAAAAGGCAAACCCACACACCAACTGCCCAAAGCAAACTTATATCGGCAGAAGATTTTCTTTTTACAATTCGCATTATAAGCGGCAAGTTAAATAACGGCAAAGCAACTGCCGCAACAATAGCCAATTTATCTAAATAATTAAATAACTCAACCAATTAATTCCCCTTAGTTTCTAAAGCAACATTTCTGTAATAAACCAAAATATCAGTTAAAACCATCAGGCAGTTAAAAATGTAGAGGTAAATAACAATATCGTGATTATAAAGAATTTTATGAGTTATACCCGCGGCATAACCAACAACCACAATGTATAGAAAAATTAAACTTTTTCCACCTATCTGCCTTGACTTATATGACTTGTAAATAGAAAAAGGCCACGCGGCCCCGAAGCATAAAAGCATTATTACTTCAAATATACTCATACTTTAAGGTTCTTTTTATACACTAATTACAAATTTTTTAATTAATTTATTATTTTTGACCTGGATACTTTTCTAATTCATCTTTTACAACAACAAGTTCAACGCATGCTAACTTTAAATACTCTCTTGAAAGCGCAGCAGCATGATACCTTTTTTCGCACACAACGCGTTTTATGCCGGCGTTTATTATCATTTTTGCACAAGTTAAACAGGGCTCAAACTTTACATAAATTGTTGCGCCGTTTGTTGAGACACCGTGCAATGCCGCTTGCACGATTGCGTTTTGCTCGGCATGGGCCGTTCTAATACAGTGCCTTGATATTAAACCATCGGTATTTATAACATCACTCATTAAATGGCCCACCTCATCGCAATGAGGTAAACCCTTTGGCGAGCCAACATAACCGGTTGCTATTATTCTTTTCTCTTTTACAATTACCGCCCCAGCTCTGCCCCTGTCGCAAGTTCCGCGACTGCCAACCACTCGGGCTATTTCCATAAAATACTCATCCCAATTGGGGCGTTTATAAACCTGTATTTCCTTTTTTAGCTTATTTAATAAATTATCAATTTTCGCTTTCAAACTCACAAGCGTTCCGGCGTTTTGTATGTTAATATCTGCCATGGCAGCGCATTTTTGCAACTGTTGGCCCGAACCTGTTCTTTTTGACTCTAAATTTTCAAAAGTTACAAACTGCGCGAAAGTTTTAGGGTCGCCAATCCTTTTTCTTTTTTGCATTCTTTCAAACCTAAGTTTGGAAGGCGCATCAACAAATATTAAACGGAAATTAGATTTTTTCTTAAGTTCTGCTATTTCGGCGGGATGCCTTATAGATGTGATTATATAATCCTTACTGCAGGCAATTTCGGTAAGCGCTTTTTCTGCCAGGTAACCATCGCCTTTTTCTTGGCGAATTCTTGTGCCGTTCTTAATTAAATTCTCTCTTGTTGGTTTGATACCAGCTTTTTGCAATTCCTGACGGATTATGTCAGAAAGTGAGATGTGGCTAAAACCCTTTTTATTTACAAGGTAATCGGCAACCGTATCTTTACCAGAACAATATGAACCTGTTAAACCTATAATCATAGCGGCAATTTTATACGAAACGCCTTTGAAAGTCAAACTTTACAAATGCTTACGCTTGTAATTTTTGACATACTTTGCAACAGGAATTCAAATTCCCGTTGCAAAAGCTGGGTTAATATAATGTTCCTGCTTTGAAAACAAAATAAATGCCAGCCGCGATAATAAGAAATGCCAGTGCTTTTTTAATTAAAACCATCCACCCGCCAGATTTTGGCAAAGCGCTCAACGCCCCCGCAAAAAAACCAAGTATAAGCAATATTGTGTTTAGTCCAAGTGCAAATGTGAGCATTAAAAGCCCGCCGCTTATAACAGCTTTCTTTGCCGCAACAAACACAAGCAAACCGGCAAGCACGGGTGCCGTACATGGTGATGCCACAAGCCCTGAGGTCATACCAAATAAAAAAGCTCCAAAAAAGTTTGACGAGTTATTGCTTTTTCTGGGGTTAAACGATGGCATTGGCAACACATACCAATCCATCATATTGCCGCCAAGGGCAAGAAGCAAAACACCAAAACCTAAGTAAACAAATGGGTTTACGCTTAATGCGCCAAACATACTGCCGCTTAATGCCGCTATCATACCAAGCGACGCATAAACCAAAGAAAGGCCTGAAACATACGAAAGTGCGGCAAGCAACTTTTGCCTCGTACTTCCTTTTTGAGAGCCCAAAAAGCCAACCACAATCGGTATTATAGGGTAAACGCAAGGAGTTAGCGAAGTTAGCACACCAGCGCCATAAACCGCGAGATATGTAAAGCTGTTTATATTTTCAAAACTGATATTCATATTATCACCTCTTTTATTAATTAACGCTCAACTGCTATTTTAATTATTTTTTTACCTAAATTGGAATTTATTAAGGCAATATAAACTCCGCTTGCGACATATTCCCCGTTTGAATTTTTGCCATTCCATATAGCACTACCGGTGTTTGCAACATAAGACACTTCTCTTACAAGCTCACCATTTATGGTGTATATTTTTATACTGGCATTTTGTGGCACTTTATCAAATGTTAAACCTTTTAAATGCACCTTCGGATAATACGGATTTGGAAATACTCTTATTTCCGATAAGTTCTGTGCTGGTGAAATTTGAACAAGTGCAAAATTTGAGAGATGGTCAACACTTGAAACTACTTGATTTGAATCTAATCGTAATGTACTTGGCAATACTATCCACTGAAAAAGAGATTGATCATACCGAGCAAGCGTTAACTGACTTTTGTTGCCGTCAATAACATCGCTTAAAAAGTAATTTACCGTAATAATTATAGGTTTTTGCGGTTGTAAGTTTTTATCGTTTGTAATGCCAAAACCAACTGCAATTATTTTTAACGCCTGCTCATACGACTGCGCCGCAGCGGCAGTTGATATTGTAAGGTTAACATCCTGGCTGAATGTACCGGCAGGTATGTTAAGAACTATGTCACCCCTTTCGGCATAAAGCGTAATTGTATTTGCAATGGTTCTATCTATAAATGCGGTTTTTATAGTTTGCGCGGCACCCGTAAAAACCCTAAGTTTTTCTGAAACACTACTCCAGTTAAATGCCTTGTCGGCAACTTTTATTAAAAAATAATAAGTTGTAAAGTCCAAAAGGCCGCTTAGCGTTTTTGTTTGCACTTGGTTTGCAACGGCGTTGGTTGACCAAACAACATCAAAGTCAAGGTAGTTTGCCGGAGCACTTTCCCAAGTGTCTGCGCTATTAGTTGAAAATCTTATTTCATAAATTCCGTCTTCTATGTTTGTATTGTAGTCATTATCACCTGATGCAAGCCAACGCAACTGCAAACTTTCCAAACCCGCATTTTGCGGTTTCATTGTTTTTATGTATTCAAACTCGCGGATTTTGCCAGGCAATGTGCTGTCTTGTGTAAAACCAAGTGAGCTAAGCCCATTTTGAATGTAACTTATTGCAGAAAAAGTGTTTTTTACAAACCCTGAGCGGTAGTTTTCTATGGCAATCATACCTGCGCCCGATTGTATGCCAATAACATCTGGGTCGCGCCACATACCTGAAACATTGAACTTTGAATGTTTAGAGGAATCTTTGTTGTATGAATCGCAAAAACCGTAAGTGCCCCAGAGTAATGAAGCATAGTTTGTGTTTAGATATTTTATTGCATCTATCACGCTTGATGGCAGTTCTGTTATTGCGGCAAGCAGGTTGCTTATGGCTATTGTGCCATCCTCATTTTCACCAATACCATAACCGGTGTAACCACCATTTGGGTCATCGGTTGCACCAATTCCCCAGCTGTTTTTGCCATAAGTTGAGTATTTAGCTCTGTTGTCATAAGTATAACGGTGGTTATGCAATGTTGCTTTATAGTTATTTGCCGCAATACACATATAATTGTCGCGCATTCCTGAAAATTTTACAAATAAACCAGGGTACTGGTGTGTGAAAAGTGGACCTGTAAAAACATAAGATAAACCTCTGTAAGTTATTTGCGTACGCGATAAACCACTCCAACCATTTGTGTCGGTAAGTGGATATGTGGGCGAGCCCATAGCAAGTATGTAGGCAAATATACCCTCACTGTATCCTGCTATATCACCTTGACCTGCAAAGCCGGTCTCGGGCTGCCATGCCCACTTTAAGTAACTACCCCCGTTGCGCATCCAGTTCCAGTTAATTCTTTTATATATTGTATCCGCCTTATTCCAAAGTGTGCTTGAACCGTCTATATTTAAAAAATACTGCCCAGCAAATAGCGCGCCGGCAATAAAAAAAGCTGTATCTATTGTTGAAAGTTCGGAACCACTTGAGCTTCTGGAACCATCGGCTTTTGTGAAATGATAAAAAAATCCATTGTGGTGCACAAGCCCACCTGTGAGAGCTGTGCCGGAACTTTCCGGTGCGGCAAGATAATGAGTTAAAATATTATTTACTCTATCGTATGCCTGCTGTTTTGTTATCAAACCGCGACTGTGACCAATACATGCCGCAACCATGCCAAAACCGGATGCGATTGCGGTGTATACTAGGTCGTCAACTGGATAATCGGTTTCAAAATTTCTGGCCCTATCTTGAATTGAGTATCCACCTGAGTTTATTTCGTTATTGAAGTAATTAAATATGTGTTTTTCAATTGAGGCAAGAATAGCATCATCAGATGAAGTATCTAACGCATCGGCATATAGCGGCATGAAAAATGCAAGCGCAATTAGCGTAATTGATAATAATTTAAAAAAAATTTCAACCCGTATTTTGCAATAGGTTTGAGAACCGAAGCGAAAGAGACGGAGGCATTTTTGACGCAAAAATTGCAGCGAATGGTTATTCCATTCGCAAGG
This is a stretch of genomic DNA from Endomicrobiales bacterium. It encodes these proteins:
- a CDS encoding NAD(P)H-dependent oxidoreductase subunit E, translated to MESNLISTIEPIIKRWRGKDGNLIMILHEIQDHYGYVPRSVSLYISSLLNIPLARIYEVITFYNYFKLEAPGKHKISVCMGTACYLRGASQIFDEVKTVLQIEEGETTKDGMFTLDIVRCLGCCGLAPVMMIDGHVYGKVKKNEITEILSKYNEEQ
- a CDS encoding YbaB/EbfC family nucleoid-associated protein, with protein sequence MDMFKMAKEAMAMRSKLAEMEKNLKSQVVEVETSSVRVKANGKGEFTEIKLLPELTGASIEKIERSVLSAVQQASKKAQELMAQEGKKITGGMKIPGLM
- a CDS encoding deaminase, encoding MIIGLTGSYCSGKDTVADYLVNKKGFSHISLSDIIRQELQKAGIKPTRENLIKNGTRIRQEKGDGYLAEKALTEIACSKDYIITSIRHPAEIAELKKKSNFRLIFVDAPSKLRFERMQKRKRIGDPKTFAQFVTFENLESKRTGSGQQLQKCAAMADINIQNAGTLVSLKAKIDNLLNKLKKEIQVYKRPNWDEYFMEIARVVGSRGTCDRGRAGAVIVKEKRIIATGYVGSPKGLPHCDEVGHLMSDVINTDGLISRHCIRTAHAEQNAIVQAALHGVSTNGATIYVKFEPCLTCAKMIINAGIKRVVCEKRYHAAALSREYLKLACVELVVVKDELEKYPGQK
- a CDS encoding transcriptional coactivator p15/PC4 family protein: MRRSFAPNNTIFMNSTMVGKIQKNTLEEIRVSVLKNNKIDFRTYFQFPNEAEPKPTKKGLWLSMKDVPFILSSLSNIESEKGKEMSAETPIANEEKLRVYSSLYKKNIICHIRVFYKKNGELLPKKGVSFSPEILSQVKKAIEDAHKLNGK
- a CDS encoding sulfite exporter TauE/SafE family protein → MNISFENINSFTYLAVYGAGVLTSLTPCVYPIIPIVVGFLGSQKGSTRQKLLAALSYVSGLSLVYASLGMIAALSGSMFGALSVNPFVYLGFGVLLLALGGNMMDWYVLPMPSFNPRKSNNSSNFFGAFLFGMTSGLVASPCTAPVLAGLLVFVAAKKAVISGGLLMLTFALGLNTILLILGFFAGALSALPKSGGWMVLIKKALAFLIIAAGIYFVFKAGTLY
- a CDS encoding 4Fe-4S binding protein is translated as MDKKFIFLKDTSANKQIDKTRDIYTKFLDLLRQDNLQEDVQVLRIADAGIYNKGVIAKVFPDNIVYANITEDDVKKIIEITIKQSKIINDLLYKDEPKQLRLVLKNCGVINPESIEEYIANGGYEALGKVVKASTPKQVIEELKTAGLRGRGGAGYPTWKKWEFAREIESDQKYIICNGDEGDPGAYMDRSVLEGDPHAVIEGMIIGGFTIGASKGFVYIRAEYPLAIERVQMAIEQAKANGYLGKNIFGTNFSFDLEIRLGAGAFVCGEETALIASIEGRRGTPRPRPPYPSVKGLWNKPTVINNVETLATIAFVISKGGLWFSGIGTNESKGTKVFAVTGKVKNSGLVEVPMGTTLREIVFDICGGSYSGKKIKAIQTGGPSGGVIPEKFFDTPVSYENLVKLGSIMGSGGMIVMDEDDCMVDIAKFYLQFCVDESCGKCAPCRIGGFQIQNILQKISNGEGKIDDIAKLKRIGVAMQKASLCGLGQSAPNPVLSTLNYFEDEYKEHIINKMCPAHKCKSLVTYSIMQNKCKRCRLCFINCPVNAIGGNREKGFYVDLEKCIKCGKCMEVCKFDAISKQ
- a CDS encoding T9SS type A sorting domain-containing protein; this translates as MPLYADALDTSSDDAILASIEKHIFNYFNNEINSGGYSIQDRARNFETDYPVDDLVYTAIASGFGMVAACIGHSRGLITKQQAYDRVNNILTHYLAAPESSGTALTGGLVHHNGFFYHFTKADGSRSSSGSELSTIDTAFFIAGALFAGQYFLNIDGSSTLWNKADTIYKRINWNWMRNGGSYLKWAWQPETGFAGQGDIAGYSEGIFAYILAMGSPTYPLTDTNGWSGLSRTQITYRGLSYVFTGPLFTHQYPGLFVKFSGMRDNYMCIAANNYKATLHNHRYTYDNRAKYSTYGKNSWGIGATDDPNGGYTGYGIGENEDGTIAISNLLAAITELPSSVIDAIKYLNTNYASLLWGTYGFCDSYNKDSSKHSKFNVSGMWRDPDVIGIQSGAGMIAIENYRSGFVKNTFSAISYIQNGLSSLGFTQDSTLPGKIREFEYIKTMKPQNAGLESLQLRWLASGDNDYNTNIEDGIYEIRFSTNSADTWESAPANYLDFDVVWSTNAVANQVQTKTLSGLLDFTTYYFLIKVADKAFNWSSVSEKLRVFTGAAQTIKTAFIDRTIANTITLYAERGDIVLNIPAGTFSQDVNLTISTAAAAQSYEQALKIIAVGFGITNDKNLQPQKPIIITVNYFLSDVIDGNKSQLTLARYDQSLFQWIVLPSTLRLDSNQVVSSVDHLSNFALVQISPAQNLSEIRVFPNPYYPKVHLKGLTFDKVPQNASIKIYTINGELVREVSYVANTGSAIWNGKNSNGEYVASGVYIALINSNLGKKIIKIAVER
- a CDS encoding (2Fe-2S) ferredoxin domain-containing protein gives rise to the protein MVKNEKALTTPKGDWIKVGMSTCGIAAKADEVYATLLEEVKKRNLQIEIKKCGCLGMCYCEPNIEVSISGMPSVIYGKVDKEIVVKIIDKHVCGKMLVNDNIYDLRAKR